The Mesobacillus jeotgali genome window below encodes:
- the spoIIIAF gene encoding stage III sporulation protein AF, with translation MDFIKEWITNIIIFILLATVLDMLLPNSSFQKYTKIVTGLILIAIILSPVMKLFTSDFETAIASMSQFNSFEDEKIKNSIEFQKKEIQASQHAYILETMAVQLKTAAEEELMEQQGMEIANIELEVNDQDQRPFPENLEYVIVHLKKAEDEGETVAVVREVEIDTNAPLPSKQTSQNTDQISSLLSEKWNVPEKSIQIMIEGGSDEHGQ, from the coding sequence ATGGATTTTATAAAAGAATGGATTACCAATATTATCATCTTCATACTCCTGGCTACTGTCCTTGACATGCTCCTGCCGAACTCCAGCTTCCAAAAATATACGAAAATCGTCACAGGCTTGATATTGATTGCCATCATCCTGTCTCCAGTAATGAAACTATTTACTTCAGACTTTGAAACAGCAATCGCTTCAATGAGCCAATTCAATAGTTTTGAGGATGAAAAGATAAAAAATTCAATAGAATTTCAGAAAAAAGAAATACAAGCATCCCAGCATGCATATATTTTAGAAACAATGGCTGTCCAATTGAAAACAGCCGCAGAGGAGGAGTTGATGGAGCAGCAAGGAATGGAGATTGCTAATATCGAGCTTGAAGTAAATGATCAGGATCAGCGGCCTTTCCCTGAAAACCTGGAATATGTCATCGTGCATCTGAAAAAAGCCGAAGATGAGGGAGAGACTGTGGCAGTAGTAAGAGAAGTAGAAATTGATACGAACGCACCCCTTCCATCAAAACAAACCTCTCAGAATACAGATCAAATATCTTCTCTTCTGTCAGAGAAATGGAATGTTCCTGAAAAATCAATTCAAATCATGATAGAAGGGGGGAGTGACGAGCATGGACAATGA
- the spoIIIAG gene encoding stage III sporulation protein AG: protein MDNEKGPLSWLKKQLGSKDGPPEKKSGKYQYLMIVVLFGAAIMLVGNILGDQKPDIAVTATKEAGAEEDAAVFGQKKSAGNDVISEYEEAYEAQLTEMLEGINGVGEVTVFVNVDATDKKVLEKNTVIQSQTTDETDREGGKRKVQDASQDEQLVIIRNGEKEVPIVLETKKPEIRGVLVVAKGAENIQVKKWIIEAVTRALDVPNHRVAVMPKKSKGE, encoded by the coding sequence ATGGACAATGAGAAAGGTCCCTTAAGCTGGCTTAAGAAGCAATTGGGCAGCAAAGACGGACCGCCAGAGAAGAAATCTGGCAAATACCAATACTTAATGATTGTCGTCCTGTTTGGGGCAGCTATCATGCTCGTAGGCAATATCCTTGGAGACCAGAAGCCTGATATCGCGGTTACCGCTACTAAGGAGGCAGGAGCTGAAGAGGATGCGGCCGTATTCGGGCAAAAGAAATCTGCCGGGAATGACGTCATTTCCGAGTATGAAGAAGCATATGAAGCCCAATTGACCGAGATGCTGGAAGGAATCAATGGCGTCGGGGAGGTCACGGTTTTTGTAAACGTGGACGCAACTGACAAGAAGGTTCTTGAGAAGAATACGGTCATCCAGTCACAGACGACGGATGAAACCGACCGTGAAGGCGGCAAACGCAAGGTCCAGGATGCCTCACAGGATGAGCAGCTGGTCATCATCCGCAACGGTGAAAAAGAGGTTCCAATCGTTCTCGAGACCAAGAAGCCAGAAATAAGAGGTGTCCTTGTGGTTGCGAAGGGCGCCGAGAATATACAAGTGAAAAAATGGATTATCGAGGCCGTCACAAGGGCATTGGATGTTCCGAATCACCGGGTAGCAGTCATGCCTAAAAAATCTAAGGGGGAATAA
- the spoIIIAE gene encoding stage III sporulation protein AE codes for MKQRLQFILGIVLIQLFFFLPGVQATGDEETTNTLINPDKIAGAQLEDLNIDELKGFWEDIINKYDGYLPESQKGSLYDFISGEKKFSLKEWFKGILNFAFHEFIVNGKLLGSLILLTVFSMFLQALQNSFEKSTISKVAYSIVFMVLIIIALNSFHVVVDYTNDAIGTMIQFILALIPLLLALMATSGGLISAAFFHPVILFMMNTSGMFIQYVVLPLLFLSTLLSIVSILSEQYKVTQLASMLRNWSVGLLGILLTVFLGVISVQGASSAVTDGVTVKTAKFITGNFVPVIGRVFTDATDTVISASMLLKNTVGIAGVAILLIIAAFPAVKILMVAFIYKFAAAILQPLGGGPVITCLDIISKSIIYVFAALGIVSLMFFLTITVIIAAGNLTMMVR; via the coding sequence TTGAAGCAGCGTTTGCAGTTCATACTTGGCATTGTATTGATCCAGTTATTTTTTTTCCTTCCGGGTGTACAAGCTACTGGTGACGAAGAAACAACCAACACATTGATCAATCCGGATAAAATCGCCGGTGCCCAGCTTGAGGACTTGAATATCGATGAACTTAAAGGTTTCTGGGAGGATATTATCAATAAATACGATGGATATTTACCAGAAAGCCAGAAAGGCAGTCTTTATGATTTTATCAGCGGTGAAAAAAAGTTTTCGCTCAAAGAATGGTTCAAAGGGATTCTGAATTTCGCTTTTCATGAGTTTATCGTCAATGGAAAATTATTAGGTTCCCTGATCTTGCTTACAGTTTTCAGTATGTTCCTTCAGGCCCTGCAGAATTCTTTCGAAAAAAGCACCATCAGCAAGGTCGCCTATTCGATTGTGTTCATGGTCTTGATCATCATAGCGCTCAATAGCTTTCATGTCGTGGTTGATTACACAAATGACGCAATCGGGACGATGATCCAATTCATCCTGGCGTTGATCCCGCTGCTCCTGGCACTGATGGCAACATCCGGCGGCCTGATATCCGCAGCTTTCTTTCATCCAGTCATCCTTTTCATGATGAACACCAGTGGCATGTTCATTCAATATGTAGTACTGCCGCTCTTATTCCTATCAACATTGTTGAGTATCGTCAGCATATTGTCAGAACAATACAAGGTGACACAGCTGGCCAGCATGCTCCGGAACTGGAGTGTCGGACTACTGGGGATTTTACTGACTGTATTCCTTGGCGTCATTTCCGTTCAGGGGGCGTCCTCAGCGGTGACAGATGGAGTCACGGTCAAGACGGCCAAATTCATCACTGGCAATTTTGTCCCGGTAATCGGCCGTGTGTTCACGGATGCAACGGATACGGTCATCAGTGCGTCGATGCTGCTTAAGAACACAGTCGGGATTGCGGGTGTAGCGATTCTGCTGATCATCGCCGCTTTTCCGGCCGTGAAAATTCTTATGGTTGCATTTATCTATAAATTTGCTGCCGCCATCCTGCAGCCTTTAGGTGGCGGACCGGTCATTACCTGTCTGGATATCATCAGCAAAAGCATCATCTATGTTTTTGCAGCCCTGGGGATTGTTTCCCTGATGTTTTTCCTGACAATCACGGTGATTATTGCCGCTGGAAATCTTACGATGATGGTGAGGTAA
- a CDS encoding methyl-accepting chemotaxis protein, which produces MKNIEEIKKEDLERKNSLIVKATLVSVLLAAVVDIAMQKELAVILSIILGGGIGVSAVALLHYTKRLTTFIPYLSVVIVSAVLFLIMETSVSPTAYTLLYFILAAAAIYMDRRLLFLASGLGFMIISLFTWLHHEVLPLETKNYVTIYLLYMLVTVMLGFQFSISKKLSQTIESAKLETENLLNKDLETRAVIESNTRSIAKLIYDVKFKSMENYQSSKEMTQSVTEISAGIHIQSDSVVDITQSLEKTNQVITRTSALVEKLHQDAMAAERVSDKGDELMSSLISELTASYENMQDVNSHISSLSSLIKETASFAAAIQGIASQTNLLALNASIEAARAGDSGKGFAVVAEEVRKLADITSHTATQITENLTSVMSDTSKTKDGVNLTAEKLTENLELAAETMEAFKLIHQTFKELKGDISEQEELTKTILDSSMAIESSITGFSSVIQQASAALEEISAAALSQSEHHEQLFKSVEAAHQSLENLIKLQNK; this is translated from the coding sequence ATGAAAAATATTGAAGAAATTAAAAAAGAGGATTTAGAAAGGAAGAATTCTTTAATCGTCAAAGCCACTCTAGTATCAGTTCTTTTGGCGGCAGTAGTTGATATTGCCATGCAAAAAGAACTTGCCGTAATCCTCTCTATCATCCTTGGCGGCGGTATTGGGGTTTCAGCAGTCGCTTTGCTCCACTATACCAAAAGATTAACAACTTTCATTCCCTATCTATCCGTTGTCATCGTTTCGGCAGTTTTGTTCCTGATCATGGAAACCAGCGTTTCGCCGACCGCCTATACCCTTCTTTATTTTATCCTTGCTGCCGCAGCAATCTACATGGACAGGAGATTGCTATTCCTGGCATCCGGTCTCGGATTTATGATTATTTCTTTGTTCACCTGGCTGCATCATGAAGTGCTGCCACTGGAAACAAAAAACTATGTAACGATTTACCTTTTATATATGCTTGTCACAGTAATGCTTGGCTTTCAGTTTTCCATTTCCAAAAAGCTGTCTCAAACGATTGAGTCTGCAAAACTGGAAACGGAAAATCTATTAAACAAGGATTTGGAGACAAGGGCAGTAATCGAAAGCAACACAAGGAGCATTGCAAAGCTGATTTATGACGTAAAATTCAAAAGTATGGAAAATTATCAATCTTCGAAGGAAATGACTCAGTCAGTCACGGAGATTTCCGCAGGAATCCATATCCAGTCAGATTCAGTCGTGGATATTACTCAATCCCTTGAAAAAACAAATCAGGTCATCACCAGGACATCAGCCCTTGTCGAAAAACTCCATCAGGACGCAATGGCAGCTGAAAGGGTTTCAGATAAAGGCGATGAGCTGATGTCCAGCCTTATTTCAGAATTGACAGCTTCCTATGAAAATATGCAGGATGTCAATTCGCACATTTCATCGCTTTCCTCGCTGATCAAGGAAACAGCCAGCTTTGCTGCGGCTATCCAGGGAATCGCATCTCAGACCAATTTGCTCGCATTGAACGCATCCATCGAGGCAGCCCGTGCCGGAGACAGCGGCAAAGGATTCGCCGTCGTTGCGGAAGAAGTAAGGAAGCTTGCGGACATCACCAGTCATACAGCAACACAGATAACCGAGAATTTAACCAGCGTCATGAGTGACACTTCCAAAACAAAAGATGGAGTCAATCTGACCGCTGAAAAACTTACAGAAAACCTCGAATTAGCAGCGGAAACAATGGAAGCATTCAAATTAATCCATCAAACTTTCAAAGAGTTAAAGGGTGATATATCTGAACAGGAGGAACTGACAAAGACGATCCTGGATTCTTCAATGGCAATCGAAAGTTCCATCACGGGCTTCAGCTCCGTCATCCAGCAGGCAAGTGCCGCGTTAGAAGAGATTTCAGCGGCTGCTCTTTCACAAAGTGAACATCATGAGCAATTATTTAAATCTGTGGAAGCGGCTCATCAATCTTTGGAGAACCTGATTAAGCTGCAGAATAAATAA
- a CDS encoding SpoIIIAH-like family protein, translating into MLLKKQTVWLLTMLSLVVVLSVYYITAPEQQKADLAGVEEQKAEGTETAATESKDGKTVISGIASDEKFEALRMKLEEQRTKMKEDLQSIVASTDLPAQDRSDAIEKMNELDEVAQKEFTLETLIKSMGYEDALVRADGENVRITVKAQEHSKSAANEIIQMVRTELGSLQNVAVQFEPVK; encoded by the coding sequence ATGTTATTGAAAAAGCAAACAGTTTGGTTATTGACAATGTTAAGTCTTGTAGTGGTGTTATCGGTGTATTATATCACTGCTCCTGAACAGCAAAAAGCAGATTTGGCCGGTGTTGAAGAACAGAAGGCTGAAGGAACAGAAACAGCAGCAACTGAATCCAAGGATGGCAAAACTGTGATCTCTGGGATTGCAAGCGATGAAAAGTTCGAAGCACTTCGCATGAAGCTTGAAGAACAGCGCACGAAAATGAAGGAAGACCTTCAGTCAATCGTCGCTTCCACTGACCTGCCTGCTCAAGACCGCAGCGATGCAATCGAGAAGATGAACGAGCTTGATGAAGTAGCTCAAAAAGAATTCACCCTTGAGACATTGATCAAGTCAATGGGTTATGAAGATGCCCTAGTACGCGCCGACGGAGAGAATGTCCGGATCACAGTAAAAGCTCAGGAACATTCGAAGTCTGCTGCAAACGAAATCATCCAGATGGTTCGTACAGAGCTAGGCTCCCTGCAGAATGTTGCAGTTCAATTTGAGCCAGTAAAATAA
- the accB gene encoding acetyl-CoA carboxylase biotin carboxyl carrier protein, whose product MLKVQEIRELIKLVDQSSIDEFSYEFEGSKIKMKKHGETKTVVEHVQPATPTSAPAPQPAPVVQEAPRPEQKAKAAAVQELKQEEVQDTSNLHKIVSPMVGTFYQSSSPEADAYVKTGSKVSKDSIVCIVEAMKLFNEIEAEVNGEIVEILVKDGQLVEYGQPLFLVKPE is encoded by the coding sequence ATGTTAAAAGTACAAGAAATCAGAGAATTAATCAAACTAGTAGACCAATCAAGCATTGACGAATTTTCATATGAATTTGAAGGATCAAAAATCAAAATGAAGAAGCACGGGGAAACCAAAACTGTAGTTGAGCATGTACAGCCGGCAACTCCGACATCAGCTCCAGCTCCACAGCCAGCGCCGGTCGTGCAAGAAGCTCCAAGACCTGAACAAAAGGCAAAGGCAGCAGCGGTCCAGGAACTGAAGCAGGAGGAAGTACAGGATACATCCAACTTACATAAGATCGTCTCCCCGATGGTCGGGACTTTCTATCAATCTTCTTCACCTGAAGCGGATGCATATGTCAAAACGGGCTCGAAGGTGAGCAAGGACTCAATTGTTTGTATCGTTGAAGCAATGAAGCTTTTCAACGAAATTGAGGCAGAAGTAAATGGGGAAATCGTAGAAATTCTAGTTAAAGATGGACAGCTTGTAGAATACGGCCAGCCTTTATTCCTGGTTAAGCCCGAATAA